The following are encoded in a window of Gammaproteobacteria bacterium genomic DNA:
- a CDS encoding response regulator, whose protein sequence is MSEKRLLVVDDEPEFGELVARVATDLGYETRVTTNGRDFQNAFHELQPTLVVLDMVMPEMDGNELVLWLMEQRYAADLIIITGYSPEYAKDARLLAEFKGLHSVTTLTKPIRLARLREALGG, encoded by the coding sequence ATGAGCGAAAAACGTTTGCTGGTCGTCGACGACGAACCTGAATTTGGCGAGCTGGTGGCTCGAGTGGCGACTGATTTGGGTTACGAAACCCGGGTGACAACGAACGGTCGGGATTTCCAGAACGCCTTTCACGAACTGCAGCCCACTCTGGTTGTGCTGGACATGGTGATGCCCGAGATGGATGGCAATGAACTGGTGCTCTGGTTAATGGAACAACGTTATGCCGCCGATTTGATCATCATCACCGGCTATAGTCCCGAGTACGCCAAGGATGCTCGATTGTTAGCCGAATTCAAGGGCTTACATTCGGTGACTACCCTGACCAAGCCGATTCGGTTGGCCAGACTGCGGGAAGCGCTGGGAGGCTAG
- a CDS encoding type VI secretion system tube protein Hcp yields the protein MSYDSYMQVSNGIEGESTAKGYEKWIKLYSYSFGAANPSTVSSGSTGLSSGRTSVSSFNVMMRREKATPQLFGFMVAGQHIDKIIVHLTKNVGAKGAVQKPFEIYTFDNCLVEHVDWSGSGGEDEPISNVSFAYAKVTVHYEQQDTKGGTVGKPVEAFFDQTTVETG from the coding sequence ATGTCTTATGATTCATATATGCAGGTCTCGAATGGTATTGAGGGCGAAAGCACGGCCAAGGGCTATGAAAAATGGATCAAGCTGTATAGCTACAGCTTTGGCGCAGCGAATCCGTCCACGGTCAGTTCAGGTTCGACTGGCTTGTCCTCGGGACGCACATCGGTTAGTTCTTTCAACGTCATGATGCGGCGTGAGAAGGCCACTCCACAACTGTTCGGGTTCATGGTTGCGGGTCAGCACATCGATAAAATCATCGTGCATCTGACCAAGAACGTTGGGGCCAAGGGCGCGGTGCAGAAACCCTTCGAGATTTACACCTTCGACAACTGCCTGGTCGAGCATGTGGACTGGTCCGGCAGCGGCGGCGAGGATGAGCCGATCAGTAATGTCAGCTTTGCCTACGCCAAGGTGACCGTGCATTACGAGCAACAGGACACTAAAGGCGGCACGGTTGGCAAGCCGGTGGAAGCCTTCTTTGATCAGACGACGGTCGAGACGGGCTGA
- a CDS encoding NAD(P)/FAD-dependent oxidoreductase, whose product MESIDTVVIGAGVIGLATARELALTGHEVLILEARERFGTQTSSRNSEVIHAGIYYPPGSLKAQLCVEGKERLYRYCAARGIAHRRIGKLLVACDEAELPELARYAERSAANNVPLEPLTIAEIHKLEPAVRAIAGLYSPSTGIIDSYGLMLALLGDAERAGATLVTCTPVISGRLTPQGIILRIGGDEPFELLCQGVVNAAGLFAQDMARRLDGFPADRIPPTFYAKGHYFTMSGRHPFQHLVYPMPDRAGLGIHVTLDLGGQCKFGPDVSSWPTTPDDKFEPGLESKFYQAIRRYYPDLPDSALQPGYTGVRPKITGPTEPAGDFMIQGPAAHGVAGLVNLFGLESPGLTAALAIPRRVLYELKDYSGSSAAGC is encoded by the coding sequence ATGGAATCCATCGATACCGTCGTAATCGGCGCGGGCGTCATTGGCTTGGCCACTGCCCGGGAATTGGCCCTGACGGGTCATGAAGTGTTGATTTTGGAAGCGCGCGAGCGCTTTGGAACGCAAACCTCCTCGCGCAATTCCGAGGTGATCCACGCTGGCATCTATTATCCGCCCGGTTCGCTGAAAGCGCAGCTATGCGTGGAAGGAAAGGAAAGGCTCTATCGCTATTGCGCAGCGCGCGGCATCGCCCACCGCCGCATCGGCAAACTGCTGGTTGCTTGCGATGAGGCAGAATTGCCTGAACTGGCCCGTTACGCGGAACGGTCGGCAGCCAATAACGTCCCGCTGGAACCGCTGACGATTGCGGAAATTCATAAACTGGAACCCGCCGTGCGCGCGATCGCCGGTTTGTACTCTCCCTCGACCGGCATCATCGACAGCTACGGCCTGATGCTGGCGTTGCTCGGGGACGCCGAACGGGCGGGCGCAACATTGGTCACCTGCACGCCGGTGATCAGTGGACGCCTCACCCCGCAAGGCATCATCCTGCGCATCGGGGGCGATGAGCCGTTTGAATTGTTGTGTCAGGGGGTGGTGAATGCGGCTGGGCTATTTGCCCAGGATATGGCGCGCCGCCTGGACGGATTTCCCGCCGACCGGATTCCACCCACGTTTTACGCCAAGGGCCACTACTTTACGATGAGCGGGCGCCATCCCTTCCAGCATCTGGTTTACCCGATGCCCGATCGCGCGGGTCTGGGCATTCACGTTACCCTCGATCTCGGGGGACAATGCAAATTCGGTCCCGACGTCAGCAGTTGGCCCACGACCCCGGATGACAAATTCGAGCCGGGACTGGAGAGCAAGTTTTACCAGGCGATCCGCCGCTACTATCCTGATTTGCCCGACAGCGCGTTGCAACCTGGCTATACCGGGGTTCGCCCTAAAATTACTGGCCCCACGGAACCCGCCGGCGATTTCATGATTCAGGGACCCGCCGCGCACGGGGTGGCCGGACTGGTCAATCTGTTCGGACTCGAATCGCCAGGGTTGACTGCAGCGCTGGCCATTCCCCGACGAGTTCTTTATGAACTCAAGGATTATTCTGGATCATCAGCCGCTGGCTGTTGA
- a CDS encoding ABC transporter ATP-binding protein, with protein MNFPLTPNSSTEGAGHAVLAAERLGRILPGEIAVTLVRDIDLEVQRGEFLAIMGPSGSGKSSLLYLLGLLDTPTSGRVLLDGQDTSGYGEDQLADTRLRRLGFVFQFHFLLAEFTVAENVCLPMRRLGVFGEAATRRQAEHLLDQFGLRDHAHKHPHQLSGGQRQRVAIARALANDPPIILADEPTGNLDSHASANVQQILHDLTRRMGKTVVAVTHDLTFASAADRRIGIVDGRIDPNWR; from the coding sequence GTGAATTTCCCTCTCACCCCTAACTCTTCCACCGAGGGCGCGGGACATGCTGTACTGGCGGCGGAACGACTTGGGCGCATCCTGCCGGGCGAAATCGCAGTGACTTTGGTGCGGGACATTGACCTGGAGGTTCAGCGCGGCGAATTCCTGGCCATCATGGGGCCATCCGGTTCCGGCAAATCCTCATTGCTGTATCTGCTGGGCCTGCTGGATACGCCTACCTCGGGCCGGGTGCTGCTGGATGGACAGGATACTTCCGGTTATGGAGAAGACCAGTTGGCGGACACCCGATTGCGCCGGTTGGGCTTCGTGTTCCAGTTCCATTTCCTGCTGGCCGAATTTACTGTGGCGGAGAACGTGTGTTTGCCGATGCGCCGCTTGGGCGTGTTTGGTGAGGCAGCGACCCGGCGTCAGGCTGAACATCTCCTGGATCAGTTCGGCTTGCGCGACCACGCTCACAAACATCCTCATCAGCTTTCTGGCGGTCAGCGTCAGCGCGTCGCCATCGCCCGGGCGCTGGCCAATGATCCCCCGATCATTCTGGCCGACGAACCTACCGGTAATCTGGATAGTCACGCCTCGGCGAACGTGCAGCAGATTTTGCATGACCTAACCCGGCGGATGGGCAAAACCGTGGTCGCTGTCACGCATGATCTCACCTTCGCCAGCGCCGCTGACCGGCGTATTGGCATTGTCGATGGCCGGATCGACCCGAACTGGCGATAG
- a CDS encoding ABC transporter permease, protein MSVQLAIAVTQLISRRRPTLVSLTGIALGVAFFLAVSSLMRGSERDFIKRLIDNNPHITVSDEYRKPQEQPARQQWPDGAVEVLRVKPLTEVRGIRGHGQKLAFIESLPGLRAAPVLVGSVVLTFAGRIEGVTLNGVIPEKMKEVSTIEDKLIHGSLDTLAANPNGVVIGDGLAKKFGLEMGSVVNASSPAGEVRTLKVAGIFRTGNANYDESQTFVLLKRAQSLLDRANRVNRLILQLDDPYAAREVAAVIERRIGYKALSWQEATEDLMSVLLVRNLIMYSVVSAILVVASFGIYNTISTIVMEKTQDIAILKSMGFHARDIRQIFLAEGVILGALGSLMGVTLGIGLMWLLAQVEIKPPGATEIVHLPIYWGWEQYLLAASFALVSAVGAAYLPARKAGRVQPVTILRGMA, encoded by the coding sequence ATGTCTGTCCAACTCGCCATTGCTGTGACACAGCTGATCAGCCGTCGCCGGCCTACCCTGGTTTCGTTAACCGGTATCGCCCTCGGGGTGGCGTTCTTTCTAGCGGTCTCTTCGCTGATGCGCGGTTCTGAGCGTGATTTCATCAAGCGACTGATCGACAACAATCCGCATATCACGGTTTCCGATGAGTACCGCAAACCCCAGGAACAACCGGCGCGTCAGCAATGGCCCGATGGCGCGGTTGAAGTACTGCGAGTCAAGCCCTTGACCGAAGTACGCGGCATTCGCGGCCATGGCCAAAAGCTTGCCTTCATTGAGTCCTTACCGGGGCTGCGCGCCGCACCGGTGCTGGTGGGATCAGTGGTGTTGACCTTCGCCGGACGCATCGAGGGCGTCACCCTGAACGGCGTTATTCCGGAGAAAATGAAGGAAGTATCGACCATCGAGGATAAGCTGATTCACGGCTCCCTGGATACACTGGCCGCCAATCCGAACGGTGTGGTCATCGGTGATGGTCTGGCTAAAAAGTTCGGTTTGGAAATGGGTAGCGTGGTCAATGCTTCCTCACCAGCCGGCGAAGTGCGCACGCTGAAAGTCGCCGGTATTTTCCGCACAGGTAACGCCAATTACGATGAGTCGCAGACCTTTGTATTGCTGAAACGGGCGCAGAGCCTGCTGGATCGGGCCAATCGCGTCAACCGGCTGATTCTTCAATTGGACGATCCCTACGCCGCGCGCGAGGTTGCGGCGGTGATCGAGCGGCGGATCGGTTATAAGGCGCTGTCCTGGCAGGAAGCGACCGAAGATTTAATGAGCGTGTTGCTAGTGCGCAATCTGATCATGTACAGCGTGGTGTCGGCGATCCTGGTTGTAGCGTCGTTTGGCATTTACAACACCATTTCCACGATTGTGATGGAGAAAACCCAGGATATCGCCATTCTCAAATCGATGGGTTTTCACGCCCGCGATATCCGCCAGATTTTTCTGGCGGAGGGCGTCATTCTCGGCGCACTCGGTAGCCTGATGGGAGTGACGCTAGGCATCGGGCTGATGTGGCTGTTGGCGCAGGTTGAGATTAAGCCGCCGGGCGCGACCGAGATCGTTCACCTGCCGATCTATTGGGGTTGGGAGCAGTATCTGTTGGCGGCCAGTTTCGCGCTGGTGTCGGCGGTGGGTGCGGCTTATCTACCGGCGCGCAAAGCAGGACGAGTGCAACCCGTGACGATTTTGCGGGGCATGGCGTGA
- a CDS encoding efflux RND transporter periplasmic adaptor subunit, with protein MNQRRAVEWIALLFIGMISVASAAAVADDAMPAASSAKPVPVQVAAVETATMIETASFIGSLVPWRKAEIGSANLGNITKVYITQGQKVAQNDPLFLLDDRVAKADLESAQAQLQNVERNLKRSQELWQTKSISRSQLDQASTDYVTAQANLNSAQTKLDLLTLRAPFTGVAGIIKFDVGAFAIPGQTLVSLEDNSKLYVDFQVPQRFLPRLQINQPFTFTSDALGQQRIKGQISFIDPSVEGKTRSITVRGLALNPDGKLAGDLGVRVDLQMAVHNNALIVPASALIPTLEGNQVYRVVDHRAQRVPVKVGMTSDGRAEILQGVQAGDSIVTVGQFALEDGMAVTVTGGAR; from the coding sequence ATGAACCAGCGCCGCGCCGTTGAGTGGATTGCCCTGCTGTTCATTGGGATGATCAGCGTCGCTTCTGCGGCGGCTGTCGCCGACGATGCGATGCCCGCTGCATCATCAGCGAAACCGGTGCCGGTGCAGGTTGCAGCGGTCGAAACCGCAACCATGATCGAAACCGCCAGTTTCATTGGTTCACTGGTTCCTTGGCGCAAGGCCGAGATTGGTTCGGCCAACCTGGGAAATATCACCAAGGTTTACATCACCCAGGGACAGAAGGTTGCGCAAAACGATCCGCTGTTCCTGCTCGATGACCGTGTGGCCAAGGCGGACCTGGAGTCAGCGCAAGCACAACTGCAAAACGTTGAACGGAATCTCAAACGCTCGCAAGAGTTGTGGCAAACTAAATCGATTTCACGGTCGCAACTGGACCAAGCCTCTACCGATTATGTAACGGCTCAGGCCAACCTGAATTCCGCTCAGACCAAGCTTGACCTGCTGACCCTGCGCGCGCCATTCACTGGCGTGGCGGGAATCATCAAATTCGACGTAGGCGCTTTCGCGATACCGGGGCAAACACTGGTGTCGCTGGAAGATAACTCCAAGCTGTATGTCGATTTCCAAGTCCCCCAGCGATTCTTGCCGCGGCTACAGATTAACCAACCATTCACGTTCACCTCGGACGCCCTCGGTCAACAGCGGATCAAGGGCCAGATCAGCTTTATCGATCCCAGCGTCGAAGGCAAAACCCGCTCGATCACGGTTCGTGGCTTAGCGCTGAACCCCGATGGCAAATTGGCCGGTGACTTAGGAGTGCGCGTCGATTTGCAAATGGCGGTGCATAACAATGCCTTAATAGTTCCGGCGTCAGCCTTGATTCCCACGCTGGAGGGAAATCAGGTTTATCGGGTTGTCGACCATAGGGCGCAGCGCGTACCTGTAAAAGTGGGCATGACCAGCGACGGTCGCGCTGAAATTCTCCAAGGCGTGCAAGCCGGTGATTCCATTGTCACCGTCGGCCAGTTTGCACTGGAAGACGGCATGGCGGTCACCGTAACCGGCGGGGCGCGCTGA
- a CDS encoding efflux RND transporter permease subunit, with protein sequence MFLRDFCIQRPVFAIVINLFLLVGGFYAIFTLPVRNLPQFDIPVVVVTTTLPGGSAELIERSVTTPIEQAISQVDGIDYIASTSSANLSSIQMVFKGNVDPALAANDVRAKINQVQQQLPVNAQPPVVQQISIDSQPILYLSFRDPNRSALEITDLINRRIRPMLSLAPGVASLQISGERKYSLRVRLDRFRLANNNLTVDEVMQALRAQNVDLPGGEIIGDDRRISVLARTLLSRPAEFAELVVHSGGDSAAQPSLFGTGSQQGASYPIRLRDVADIEVAPESIDTGVRIDGAEAVAVGIVRQSDANPVDISRAVRNMLPQLRQVLPAGMSMEIPYDQATFIDASIREVFDTLIITIGLVVLVVLVTLVSLRSSFIALVAIPLSLGGGLAFLATAGYSLNVFTLLAFVLVIGLVVDDAIVEVENIQRHVDAGMDTLIAGFKGSREIGFAVIAMTLTLAAVYAPIGLLPGMIGSLFREFAFTLAMTLIFSGFVAMTLSSMLCSRMLRPQSDNWMTRGVDGFFRNLGAGYRRALTFSLGHRWLVALIAIGAVAWGFIALSKLPGELAPFEDQGYLLIMFTGPQDASPDYMNARAADIEQVLTTVPERQMVMSLTGIPTLYQGVVFMLLKPWEQRQRTAAQIQAGLEAGLAGVAGVRVAAINPDPLGGGGQYPIQFVLKSTLEYAQLDQAIQPFLAEIRQHPGLRAISTDLNLNTPVDNIEINRDQAADLGVQMQAIADVLGKLMGQQQINQFNWQGTLYPVMMELHTNEGTEETAQLEQVYLRTAAGDIAPLSSFATIHRDVGAASLSHFNQLRSATVSADLAPGQSLAATAKDIEAIAARTLPATVQTDWSGSVRQMSQASALMGLVFVLAFAFIYLTLAAQFESFRDPVIILSVAPLSIAGAGLALTFSGGTLNLYSGIGFITLIGLIAKHGILITEFTNQLREAGQAKQDALVEAATIRLRPILMTTAAMVLGALPLMLASGAGSVSRRDIGWVIGGGMLFGTLLSLFVIPTVYSWLSRKERPIIPPIPPNL encoded by the coding sequence ATGTTTCTGCGCGACTTCTGCATCCAGCGTCCGGTTTTTGCCATCGTTATTAACCTGTTCCTGCTGGTGGGTGGGTTTTATGCAATTTTTACCTTGCCGGTTCGCAACCTGCCGCAATTCGATATACCAGTGGTCGTCGTGACCACCACCCTGCCGGGCGGCAGCGCCGAATTGATTGAGCGTTCGGTCACGACGCCTATCGAACAGGCGATTTCCCAGGTTGACGGCATCGATTACATCGCTTCGACCAGTTCGGCCAACTTGTCATCGATTCAAATGGTGTTCAAGGGCAATGTCGATCCCGCTCTGGCGGCGAACGATGTCCGCGCCAAGATCAACCAGGTCCAGCAACAACTGCCCGTCAACGCACAACCACCGGTGGTGCAGCAGATCAGCATCGATAGTCAGCCCATCCTCTACTTGTCGTTCCGCGATCCCAACCGCAGCGCGCTGGAAATTACCGATCTGATCAATCGCCGCATTCGCCCGATGCTGTCGCTGGCCCCAGGTGTGGCCAGCCTGCAAATCAGTGGCGAGCGGAAATATTCCCTGCGGGTGCGCCTCGACCGGTTCCGATTGGCCAACAACAATCTGACGGTCGATGAGGTCATGCAGGCTTTGCGGGCGCAGAACGTCGATCTGCCGGGTGGGGAGATCATCGGCGATGACCGTCGCATCAGCGTACTGGCCCGCACTCTGCTGAGCCGCCCTGCGGAATTTGCTGAACTGGTGGTGCATTCCGGGGGAGATAGCGCCGCGCAGCCGAGTCTGTTCGGGACCGGTTCACAGCAAGGAGCCAGTTATCCGATCCGCTTGCGCGATGTCGCCGACATTGAAGTCGCTCCCGAATCCATCGACACCGGGGTGCGCATTGATGGCGCTGAAGCGGTTGCCGTGGGCATTGTGCGCCAGAGCGACGCCAATCCAGTCGATATTTCGCGCGCGGTTCGGAACATGCTGCCCCAATTGCGCCAGGTGTTGCCCGCGGGCATGAGCATGGAAATTCCCTACGATCAGGCCACGTTCATCGATGCCTCGATTCGGGAAGTCTTTGACACCCTGATCATCACCATTGGGCTGGTGGTGCTGGTGGTGCTGGTCACGCTGGTTTCATTGCGCTCCTCGTTTATCGCACTGGTGGCGATTCCCTTATCGCTGGGCGGCGGTTTGGCCTTCCTGGCGACGGCGGGCTACAGCCTGAATGTGTTTACCTTGCTAGCCTTCGTCCTGGTCATTGGTCTGGTGGTGGATGACGCCATCGTTGAAGTCGAAAATATTCAGCGCCATGTCGACGCCGGAATGGACACGCTCATCGCCGGCTTCAAGGGCAGCCGGGAAATCGGTTTCGCTGTCATCGCCATGACCCTCACGCTGGCCGCAGTCTATGCGCCGATTGGCCTGTTGCCCGGCATGATCGGCTCGCTGTTCCGGGAGTTTGCCTTTACCCTGGCGATGACCCTGATTTTCTCCGGCTTCGTCGCGATGACTCTGTCATCGATGCTGTGCTCGCGTATGCTGCGCCCACAGTCCGATAACTGGATGACGCGGGGGGTTGATGGATTCTTCCGAAATCTGGGCGCGGGGTACCGGCGAGCGCTGACCTTCAGCCTGGGCCATCGCTGGTTGGTCGCCCTGATTGCGATAGGCGCGGTCGCTTGGGGCTTCATCGCTCTGTCGAAGTTGCCGGGCGAGCTGGCGCCGTTTGAGGATCAGGGGTACTTGTTGATCATGTTCACGGGGCCGCAGGACGCCTCGCCGGATTACATGAATGCCCGCGCCGCCGATATTGAGCAGGTATTGACGACAGTTCCAGAGCGGCAAATGGTGATGTCGCTGACCGGCATTCCTACCCTCTACCAAGGGGTTGTCTTCATGCTGCTGAAACCTTGGGAGCAGCGCCAGCGCACCGCCGCGCAGATTCAGGCCGGTCTGGAGGCGGGACTGGCCGGGGTTGCCGGAGTGCGGGTGGCGGCGATCAATCCTGATCCCCTGGGCGGAGGGGGCCAGTATCCTATTCAGTTTGTCCTGAAATCGACATTGGAGTATGCACAACTCGATCAGGCGATTCAGCCCTTCCTGGCCGAGATCCGCCAACATCCCGGCTTGCGAGCGATCAGCACCGATCTCAATCTCAATACCCCGGTGGATAATATCGAGATTAACCGTGACCAGGCGGCGGACCTGGGGGTCCAGATGCAGGCCATCGCGGATGTGCTGGGCAAGCTGATGGGGCAACAGCAAATCAATCAATTCAACTGGCAGGGTACACTGTACCCGGTGATGATGGAGTTGCACACGAACGAAGGGACGGAGGAAACTGCGCAGCTTGAACAGGTTTACCTGCGCACCGCCGCCGGAGACATCGCGCCGCTCAGCAGTTTTGCGACGATCCACCGCGATGTCGGGGCCGCATCATTGAGTCATTTCAACCAGTTGCGTTCTGCGACGGTTAGCGCTGATCTGGCACCGGGTCAAAGTTTGGCTGCGACCGCCAAGGATATCGAGGCGATTGCGGCACGAACCTTGCCGGCTACGGTTCAGACTGACTGGAGCGGCTCGGTGCGGCAGATGAGCCAGGCCAGCGCCTTGATGGGCCTGGTGTTTGTGCTGGCGTTCGCTTTCATTTACCTGACCCTGGCGGCGCAATTTGAAAGTTTCCGCGATCCGGTCATTATCCTGTCGGTCGCGCCGCTGTCGATTGCCGGCGCGGGTCTGGCGCTAACCTTCAGCGGCGGAACGCTGAACCTGTATTCAGGGATCGGTTTTATCACCCTGATCGGCCTGATCGCCAAGCACGGCATCCTGATCACTGAGTTCACTAACCAACTCCGCGAGGCGGGCCAGGCCAAGCAGGACGCCCTGGTTGAAGCCGCCACCATCCGCTTGCGCCCAATTCTGATGACCACCGCAGCGATGGTGTTGGGCGCTCTGCCATTGATGCTGGCGAGCGGCGCAGGTTCGGTGAGCCGCCGGGATATTGGCTGGGTGATTGGCGGCGGCATGTTGTTTGGCACGCTGTTATCGTTGTTCGTGATCCCTACGGTTTATTCCTGGCTATCGCGCAAAGAACGACCGATCATCCCGCCGATTCCTCCCAACCTTTGA
- a CDS encoding class I SAM-dependent methyltransferase, giving the protein MQQVQQNPLKEALSYLWWFYTPFRAKSVSDIYELISTNAYSGDGLYLNLGYWKEADNIDDACRAMARLCADQARLSDHDELLDVGFGFADQDMYWMEHYGPRRIVGLNITHSQVELARQRVAERGMSDRIELLEASATDMPLENETFDKVIGLECAFHFNTRERFFAEARRVLRPGGRLVLTDVIRMKPMEGAWQRLIQRSNWNFFSKKYVVPEENADTQDTYAEKLQHAGFVNIRVESIREQVYPQLHHYMATDPEMLKRFHFLARLPYYLALRFDASKVYIAYDYVLVSAEKPA; this is encoded by the coding sequence ATGCAACAGGTTCAGCAAAACCCGCTGAAGGAAGCGTTGAGTTATCTGTGGTGGTTTTACACGCCGTTTCGCGCCAAATCCGTTTCTGACATCTATGAATTGATATCGACCAACGCCTACAGTGGCGATGGGCTTTATCTCAATCTCGGTTACTGGAAGGAAGCGGATAATATCGACGACGCCTGTCGGGCCATGGCGCGATTGTGTGCGGATCAGGCCCGGTTAAGCGACCATGATGAATTGCTCGATGTCGGCTTCGGCTTCGCCGACCAGGATATGTACTGGATGGAGCATTATGGCCCCCGGCGCATCGTGGGGCTGAACATCACTCATTCCCAGGTTGAATTGGCGCGGCAACGAGTCGCCGAGCGCGGGATGAGTGATCGCATCGAACTGCTGGAAGCCTCGGCGACCGACATGCCTTTGGAGAACGAAACCTTCGATAAAGTGATCGGCCTGGAATGCGCTTTTCACTTTAATACCCGCGAGCGTTTCTTTGCCGAGGCCCGGCGCGTTTTGCGACCCGGAGGACGCTTGGTGCTGACGGATGTAATTCGCATGAAGCCGATGGAAGGCGCTTGGCAACGTTTGATCCAGCGGAGTAACTGGAATTTCTTTAGCAAGAAATATGTGGTTCCCGAAGAAAACGCCGATACCCAGGATACCTATGCGGAAAAATTGCAGCACGCCGGCTTTGTCAATATTCGAGTCGAATCCATCCGCGAACAGGTTTATCCACAATTGCATCACTATATGGCTACCGATCCGGAGATGTTGAAACGCTTCCACTTTCTGGCGCGGCTGCCCTACTATCTGGCGCTGCGCTTCGACGCCAGCAAGGTCTATATCGCCTACGATTACGTGCTGGTTTCCGCGGAGAAACCGGCTTGA
- a CDS encoding cytochrome P450, with the protein MIHPSQGYSAGFDLNDPDTQRDPYPSYRWLREHAPVYRIPGAPMWVLSRYEDISRVLRDHRTFSSNMGIDIPIMSLVMKDPPDHERLRKSLGRAFTPRQIQHLAPRIEMIAETLAAELDERSEFISAFADPLPITVICEMLGVPTEQRAAMKQWSRDALLASFAAKGFGTPEQLARATRGLEALLAYLDQVVDAHQAQPRDNLISALIAVQREGLLSRDEVRYFCCLLLIAGHETTGNLLGSGMAILAENTELWTQIKTQPEQIPGFVEETVRTRPPLQRIVRRTTCAVEIAGVQLPANALLMLLPGSANRDADQWSAPDEFALDRDHGGHLGFGAGIHYCLGAPLARLEGRIAFEVLLRRFRAIRLDPEQPSMPIMGFASGSLGWETLPLCLERG; encoded by the coding sequence TTGATCCATCCATCTCAGGGATATTCTGCGGGGTTCGACCTGAATGATCCGGACACGCAGCGCGATCCTTATCCGAGCTATCGCTGGCTACGGGAACATGCGCCCGTCTACCGGATTCCAGGCGCGCCGATGTGGGTGTTGTCCCGGTATGAAGATATTTCGCGGGTGCTGCGCGATCATCGCACTTTCTCCTCCAATATGGGGATCGATATCCCGATTATGTCGCTGGTGATGAAGGATCCGCCGGATCATGAACGCCTGCGTAAATCCCTGGGTCGCGCTTTCACCCCACGCCAAATCCAGCACCTGGCGCCGCGTATTGAAATGATTGCCGAAACATTGGCGGCGGAGCTGGATGAACGCAGCGAATTCATCAGCGCGTTTGCCGATCCGCTGCCGATCACGGTGATTTGCGAAATGCTGGGCGTGCCGACCGAACAGCGCGCCGCCATGAAGCAATGGTCGCGGGACGCACTGTTAGCCAGCTTTGCCGCTAAGGGGTTTGGAACGCCTGAACAGTTGGCCCGCGCGACCCGTGGTCTTGAGGCATTGCTGGCTTACCTGGATCAGGTCGTCGACGCTCATCAGGCGCAACCCCGAGATAATCTCATCAGTGCGCTGATTGCAGTGCAGAGGGAAGGACTGCTCAGCCGCGATGAAGTGCGTTATTTCTGCTGCTTACTGTTGATCGCCGGGCACGAAACAACTGGTAATCTACTGGGCAGCGGCATGGCGATTTTGGCGGAAAATACCGAACTCTGGACCCAGATCAAGACGCAACCGGAGCAAATTCCCGGCTTCGTTGAAGAGACTGTCCGCACTCGTCCGCCCTTGCAACGAATCGTGCGCCGTACAACCTGCGCTGTCGAAATCGCTGGCGTTCAACTACCGGCTAATGCGTTATTGATGTTGTTGCCCGGCTCTGCGAACCGGGATGCCGATCAATGGTCGGCGCCTGATGAGTTTGCCCTTGACCGGGATCACGGTGGCCATTTGGGATTTGGCGCGGGGATTCACTACTGCCTTGGCGCCCCTTTGGCCCGGCTGGAAGGCCGGATTGCTTTTGAAGTGTTGTTGCGTCGTTTCCGTGCGATCCGCTTGGACCCTGAGCAACCATCGATGCCGATTATGGGGTTTGCTTCGGGAAGTTTAGGTTGGGAAACCTTGCCGCTTTGCCTTGAGCGGGGGTAA